The Zootoca vivipara chromosome 4, rZooViv1.1, whole genome shotgun sequence genome has a segment encoding these proteins:
- the JAM2 gene encoding junctional adhesion molecule B isoform X1: protein MASRRVFWLLFWHLGFLGYYKAYGIVVETDTKDVTANEFEEAFLSCKHNEGKETTRVEWKKITKTGVIFVYFKGSFVGDFKNRGEIVQSSIRIKNVTRKDSGKYRCEISASTEHGQQIGEVIVSLLVLVPPAPPACEVPSSAMTGTVVELRCKENNGVPASKYRWYRNGVLLPESPALQSIKKERLPYIMNATTGTLLFNSVSKNDTGEYYCEADNNVGQPQKCSVKRMQVDDLNVGGIIAAVVIVALIIASCGLGVYYAQKKGYFSTGRAKLQIVKRISSTPSHLLFKRNPPSEEHQMSICWSRISKGCLDSII, encoded by the exons aTTATAAAGCATATGGAATCGTCGTAGAGACAGACACGAAAGATGTTACAGCAAACGAATTTGAGG AGGCATTTCTAAGCTGTAAACACAATGAAGGGAAGGAAACTACAAGAGTAGAATGGAAAAAAATCACCAAAACTGGTGTTATATTCGTCTACTTTAAAGGTTCCTTTGTTG GTGATTTTAAAAATCGAGGAGAAATAGTGCAATCAAGCATCCGCATTAAAAATGTGActagaaaggattctgggaaatacCGTTGTGAAATTAGTGCATCCACAGAACATGGACAACAAATAGGGGAAGTTATAGTCTCTCTCTTAGTGTTGG TCCCACCAGCTCCTCCTGCTTGTGAAGTGCCCAGCTCAGCTATGACGGGGACAGTAGTGGAGCTACGCTGTAAAGAAAACAATGGTGTTCCTGCGTCAAAGTACAGGTGGTATAGGAATGGCGTTCTTCTGCCGGAAAGCCCAGCATTGCAGAGCATTAAAAAAGAGAGGCTTCCTTATATCATGAATGCTACAACTGGAACTCTG CTATTTAATTCTGTTTCAAAGAATGACACTGGAGAGTACTACTGTGAAGCTGACAATAATGTTGGACAGCCTCAGAAATGTTCTGTGAAGCGAATGCAAGTTG ATGACCTTAATGTAGGTGGCATCATAGCTGCGGTGGTCATTGTGGCTTTGATAATAGCTTCCTGTGGTCTCGGGGTATATTATGCACAAAAGAAGGGCTACTTTTCAA CAGGAAGAGCAAAGCTGCAAATAGTGAAAAG GATTTCAAGCACACCAAGTCATTTGTTATTTAAAAGAAACCCACCCTCTGAGGAACACCAAATGAGCATTTGCTGGAGCAGAATATCAAAGGGATGCTTGGACTCTATTATATAA
- the JAM2 gene encoding junctional adhesion molecule B isoform X2, translating into MASRRVFWLLFWHLGFLGYYKAYGIVVETDTKDVTANEFEEAFLSCKHNEGKETTRVEWKKITKTGVIFVYFKGSFVGDFKNRGEIVQSSIRIKNVTRKDSGKYRCEISASTEHGQQIGEVIVSLLVLVPPAPPACEVPSSAMTGTVVELRCKENNGVPASKYRWYRNGVLLPESPALQSIKKERLPYIMNATTGTLLFNSVSKNDTGEYYCEADNNVGQPQKCSVKRMQVDDLNVGGIIAAVVIVALIIASCGLGVYYAQKKGYFSKAHSSARKSKAANSEKDFKHTKSFVI; encoded by the exons aTTATAAAGCATATGGAATCGTCGTAGAGACAGACACGAAAGATGTTACAGCAAACGAATTTGAGG AGGCATTTCTAAGCTGTAAACACAATGAAGGGAAGGAAACTACAAGAGTAGAATGGAAAAAAATCACCAAAACTGGTGTTATATTCGTCTACTTTAAAGGTTCCTTTGTTG GTGATTTTAAAAATCGAGGAGAAATAGTGCAATCAAGCATCCGCATTAAAAATGTGActagaaaggattctgggaaatacCGTTGTGAAATTAGTGCATCCACAGAACATGGACAACAAATAGGGGAAGTTATAGTCTCTCTCTTAGTGTTGG TCCCACCAGCTCCTCCTGCTTGTGAAGTGCCCAGCTCAGCTATGACGGGGACAGTAGTGGAGCTACGCTGTAAAGAAAACAATGGTGTTCCTGCGTCAAAGTACAGGTGGTATAGGAATGGCGTTCTTCTGCCGGAAAGCCCAGCATTGCAGAGCATTAAAAAAGAGAGGCTTCCTTATATCATGAATGCTACAACTGGAACTCTG CTATTTAATTCTGTTTCAAAGAATGACACTGGAGAGTACTACTGTGAAGCTGACAATAATGTTGGACAGCCTCAGAAATGTTCTGTGAAGCGAATGCAAGTTG ATGACCTTAATGTAGGTGGCATCATAGCTGCGGTGGTCATTGTGGCTTTGATAATAGCTTCCTGTGGTCTCGGGGTATATTATGCACAAAAGAAGGGCTACTTTTCAA AAGCACATTCTTCAGC CAGGAAGAGCAAAGCTGCAAATAGTGAAAAG GATTTCAAGCACACCAAGTCATTTGTTATTTAA
- the JAM2 gene encoding junctional adhesion molecule B isoform X3 gives MASRRVFWLLFWHLGFLGYYKAYGIVVETDTKDVTANEFEEAFLSCKHNEGKETTRVEWKKITKTGVIFVYFKGSFVGDFKNRGEIVQSSIRIKNVTRKDSGKYRCEISASTEHGQQIGEVIVSLLVLVPPAPPACEVPSSAMTGTVVELRCKENNGVPASKYRWYRNGVLLPESPALQSIKKERLPYIMNATTGTLLFNSVSKNDTGEYYCEADNNVGQPQKCSVKRMQVDDLNVGGIIAAVVIVALIIASCGLGVYYAQKKGYFSKAHSSAKSKAANSEKDFKHTKSFVI, from the exons aTTATAAAGCATATGGAATCGTCGTAGAGACAGACACGAAAGATGTTACAGCAAACGAATTTGAGG AGGCATTTCTAAGCTGTAAACACAATGAAGGGAAGGAAACTACAAGAGTAGAATGGAAAAAAATCACCAAAACTGGTGTTATATTCGTCTACTTTAAAGGTTCCTTTGTTG GTGATTTTAAAAATCGAGGAGAAATAGTGCAATCAAGCATCCGCATTAAAAATGTGActagaaaggattctgggaaatacCGTTGTGAAATTAGTGCATCCACAGAACATGGACAACAAATAGGGGAAGTTATAGTCTCTCTCTTAGTGTTGG TCCCACCAGCTCCTCCTGCTTGTGAAGTGCCCAGCTCAGCTATGACGGGGACAGTAGTGGAGCTACGCTGTAAAGAAAACAATGGTGTTCCTGCGTCAAAGTACAGGTGGTATAGGAATGGCGTTCTTCTGCCGGAAAGCCCAGCATTGCAGAGCATTAAAAAAGAGAGGCTTCCTTATATCATGAATGCTACAACTGGAACTCTG CTATTTAATTCTGTTTCAAAGAATGACACTGGAGAGTACTACTGTGAAGCTGACAATAATGTTGGACAGCCTCAGAAATGTTCTGTGAAGCGAATGCAAGTTG ATGACCTTAATGTAGGTGGCATCATAGCTGCGGTGGTCATTGTGGCTTTGATAATAGCTTCCTGTGGTCTCGGGGTATATTATGCACAAAAGAAGGGCTACTTTTCAA AAGCACATTCTTCAGC GAAGAGCAAAGCTGCAAATAGTGAAAAG GATTTCAAGCACACCAAGTCATTTGTTATTTAA
- the JAM2 gene encoding junctional adhesion molecule B isoform X4 gives MASRRVFWLLFWHLGFLGYYKAYGIVVETDTKDVTANEFEEAFLSCKHNEGKETTRVEWKKITKTGVIFVYFKGSFVGDFKNRGEIVQSSIRIKNVTRKDSGKYRCEISASTEHGQQIGEVIVSLLVLVPPAPPACEVPSSAMTGTVVELRCKENNGVPASKYRWYRNGVLLPESPALQSIKKERLPYIMNATTGTLLFNSVSKNDTGEYYCEADNNVGQPQKCSVKRMQVDDLNVGGIIAAVVIVALIIASCGLGVYYAQKKGYFSKQGGKT, from the exons aTTATAAAGCATATGGAATCGTCGTAGAGACAGACACGAAAGATGTTACAGCAAACGAATTTGAGG AGGCATTTCTAAGCTGTAAACACAATGAAGGGAAGGAAACTACAAGAGTAGAATGGAAAAAAATCACCAAAACTGGTGTTATATTCGTCTACTTTAAAGGTTCCTTTGTTG GTGATTTTAAAAATCGAGGAGAAATAGTGCAATCAAGCATCCGCATTAAAAATGTGActagaaaggattctgggaaatacCGTTGTGAAATTAGTGCATCCACAGAACATGGACAACAAATAGGGGAAGTTATAGTCTCTCTCTTAGTGTTGG TCCCACCAGCTCCTCCTGCTTGTGAAGTGCCCAGCTCAGCTATGACGGGGACAGTAGTGGAGCTACGCTGTAAAGAAAACAATGGTGTTCCTGCGTCAAAGTACAGGTGGTATAGGAATGGCGTTCTTCTGCCGGAAAGCCCAGCATTGCAGAGCATTAAAAAAGAGAGGCTTCCTTATATCATGAATGCTACAACTGGAACTCTG CTATTTAATTCTGTTTCAAAGAATGACACTGGAGAGTACTACTGTGAAGCTGACAATAATGTTGGACAGCCTCAGAAATGTTCTGTGAAGCGAATGCAAGTTG ATGACCTTAATGTAGGTGGCATCATAGCTGCGGTGGTCATTGTGGCTTTGATAATAGCTTCCTGTGGTCTCGGGGTATATTATGCACAAAAGAAGGGCTACTTTTCAA AGCAAGGAGGAAAAACATAA